Proteins encoded within one genomic window of Trichoderma asperellum chromosome 2, complete sequence:
- a CDS encoding uncharacterized protein (EggNog:ENOG41) — MQKSADDIFKAAGVEKRRVGSCEECRSSKHRCTKTRPSCRRCILRKLPCIYPSKLDKQHERESSSQPASSVASSTIAAAGLTSMAPAQPLKATQWTNPTLLQAFGVNIESLCTDTLPKDHGLRLRLINAYFERNHYLRCLSFIHRPSFMQSLESASIAQDYGEPLLYIMCALGARHIYFDAILSLDGPDRDLLPTAIPGHEWAERARKEVLGELHAPTVQSLMTVALLCEYGLREDQHALVFILLAFLHRAIRLLSLDSPRPLQSHRTAAQMIQREVENRIVWASFLIDGLAANGVEKNMCWKDHIPEIPLPCPDDCFTSQLASPPHYLLQIEGSGMHETITELDLSSLMILVVRLRTKVMQLIRVAGDSMHIWEPPSHFVRIIDQLNTLYNNLPEKYYLTDANFFVLKDKGMLGGVFALHLFIHAVIFDLTRISLAGFNFPLASAFKHAPLPFRAHCQNLCRYHAAQASHIIRTGMDFSPNAFDDLFCPDAIIESTKVQIIYAATVDQSPQTLQETRDNIITNFSFLLGIHNRGKEAPTQFIRGLIPLCHIFGFRDIAERYQETLNIPIDPAEVTGSAEDYHLSALASFRRGRAQLEEAQSTSSVKTMSANDNKSPLIQPSQNLFYETPIDKSGSSDFTNSLPVLRPTYPPLEIAPELMNQSLPQRNPLHTIPAAGVMVQNGVMMQPSVDDYIKTADEMSAYLTWGIPDIPQWLNLPDQMPPG, encoded by the exons ATGCAGAAATCCGCGGATGATATCTTCAAGGCTGCCGGAGTTGAAAAGCGACGGGTGGGATCCTGCGAGGAATGTCGGTCGTCGAAGCATCGCTGCACAAAGACTCGACCGTCCTGTCGCCGCTGCATCTTGCGCAAATTGCCTTGCATCTATCCCTCAAAGTTAGACAAGCAGCATGAGCGCGAATCCTCTTCTCAGCCAGCAAGCTCGGTGGCCAGCTCTacaattgctgctgcaggacTCACGTCGATGGCCCCCGCTCAGCCTTTGAAAGCTACCCAGTGGACAAACCCCACGCTACTACAGGCATTTGGCGTCAATATTGAAAG CTTATGCACAGATACCCTCCCAAAAGACCATGGCCTTCGACTTCGTCTAATTAATGCCTACTTTGAACGAAATCACTATCTccgctgtctctctttcattcATCGCCCCTCTTTTATGCAGTCACTCGAATCAGCAAGCATTGCACAGGATTATGGAGAACCGCTACTCTACATAATGTGCGCCCTTGGTGCTAG GCACATTTATTTTGATGCAATACTAAGTTTAGATGGCCCCGATCGCGATTTACTTCCAACCGCGATTCCTGGGCATGAATGGGCCGAGAGAGCAAGAAAGGAGGTATTGGGAGAATTGCATGCTCCTACAGTGCAAAGTCTCATG ACTGTAGCTCTTCTATGTGAATATGGCCTTCGGGAGGATCAGCATGCTTTGGTCTTCATCCTGCTGGCTTTTTTACATCGCGCCATCAGATTGCTCAGCTTGGATTCGCCGCGCCCACTTCAAAGTCACCGTACAGCCGCCCAGATGATTCAACGAGAGGTGGAAAATCGCATCGTTTGGGCCAGCTTTCTCATTGATGGTCTTGCCGCCAATGGCGTCGAGAAAAATATGTGCTGGAAAGACCATATACCAGAAATTCCACTGCCTTGCCCCGACGACTGCTTTACATCTCAACTTGCGTCACCACCACACTATCTTCTACAGATCGAAGGCTCAGGAATGCATGAAACTATTACGGAACTGGACTTGTCATCTCTCATGATTTTAGTTGTGCGCCTGAGAACGAAAGTGATGCA ACTTATTCGAGTTGCTGGTGATAGCATGCATATTTGGGAACCGCCATCTCACTTTGTCAGAATCATTGATCAACTTAACACACTTTACAACAATTTACCGGAAAAGTATTACCTAACAGATGCCAACTTCTTCGTGTTGAAAGACAAGGGAATGCTCGGTGGTGTTTTTGCTCTACATCTCTTTATTCATGCCGTCATCTTTGACCTCACCCGAATTTCTCTGGCCGGTTTCAATTTTCCCCTCGCATCAGCGTTTAAACACGCACCGCTTCCTTTCCGAGCTCATTGTCAAAATTTATGTCGCTATCATGCGGCCCAAGCATCCCACATCATCCGTACCGGAATGGACTTTAGTCCAAACGCATTCGATGACCTTTTTTGCCCTGATGCAATTATTGAATCGACTAAGGTGCAGATTATTTATGCAGCTACCGTGGATCAGTCTCCTCAGACTTTACAAGAGACCAGAGATAATATCATAACCAACTTCAGCTTCCTCTTGGGTATTCACAATCGTGGAAAAGAGGCACCTACGCAGTTT ATACGAGGTCTTATTCCACTTTGCCACATTTTTGGCTTTCGGGATATTGCAGAGAGATACCAAGAAACGCTTAA TATACCAATCGATCCTGCCGAGGTTACAGGGTCTGCAGAAGATTACCATCTTTCAGCATTGGCCTCATTCCGGAGAGGTAGAGCACAACTTGAGGAGGCACAGTCAACAAGCAGTGTCAAGACGATGTCGGCAAATGACAACAAGTCGCCATTAATTCAACCAAGTCAGAATCTATTTTACGAGACGCCAATAGAcaagagcggcagcagcgactTCACAAATTCGCTGCCAGTGCTGAGACCAACATACCCCCCACTAGAGATAGCGCCCGAACTCATGAATCAGAGCTTGCCTCAGAGAAATCCGCTTCACACCATACCGGCGGCAGGAGTTATGGTTCAGAACGGGGTTATGATGCAGCCTTCGGTTGACGATTATATCAAAACGGCGGATGAAATGTCGGCCTATTTGACATGGGGCATCCCGGACATACCTCAATGGCTTAATCTGCCTGATCAAATGCCCCCGGGGTGA
- the XAN1 gene encoding Alpha-ketoglutarate-dependent xanthine dioxygenase xan-1 (EggNog:ENOG41) encodes MLYVNTMSLRKLGGFSRQVASYATIASSRASIQPLTHRPGSSVQFGAVVQGVGINKISDADFDIIKDALYRHQVLVFKAQHDVSPKAQYEITQRFDPQATASYGHGKTLDAKRSILHPDLKTIPHQPQVQVIGNGFVKDYEGLKDIQLRHPHHKTFHATVISEKDDLDFTRFYRWHIDAALYGLAPPVATTLFAAQVPRGRTQTIRYEDTGEQMTVPLGTTAFASGYTMYNLLSPEDKQFVLSTKVEYAPHPYVWMSGAKSRSDGLGLISEGKEVPLDSLPEIEQDKIQILPMCWRNPQDDRLALQIHPSAVRKLHLAGGKVIDDLEEVRAIVHRLQRPGIAPGFVYAHDWEEGDFVIFHNRSLLHSVVGAFAEDEVRLFRQCNIAGSSLPEGPRYF; translated from the exons ATGCTATACGTGAACACAATGTCTCTGCGAAAACTGGGAGGATTCAGCCGGCAGGTGGCGTCATATGCCACAATCGCCTCGTCGAGGGCCTCGATACAGCCGCTTACGCACCGGCCGGGGTCAAGCGTCCAGTTCGGAGCAGTTGTGCAGGGCGTTGGCATCAACAAGATATCTG ATGCCGACTTCGACATCATCAAGGACGCTCTATACAGACACCaagtcctcgtcttcaaggCGCAGCATGACGTCTCTCCAAAGGCACAGTACGAAATCACACAGCGATTCGACCCCCAAGCGACGGCCTCATACGGCCACGGAAAGACGCTCGACGCAAAACGATCCATCTTGCATCCCGACCTCAAGACGATCCCACACCAGCCACAGGTTCAAGTGATTGGAAACGGCTTCGTCAAGGACTACGAAGGGCTGAAGGATATCCAGCTGCGACACCCGCACCACAAGACCTTCCACGCCACGGTCATCTCTGAAAAGGACGACCTGGACTTTACCCGATTCTACAGATGGCACATCGACGCGGCCCTATACGGACTGGCCCCTCCGGTAGCCACGACGCTCTTCGCAGCCCAGGTCCCTCGCGGCCGCACGCAGACGATTCGATATGAGGATACGGGCGAGCAGATGACGGTCCCTCTGGGCACGACGGCGTTCGCATCGGGCTACACAATGTACAATCTCCTCTCGCCCGAAGACAAGCAGTTTGTGCTCAGCACAAAAGTCGAATACGCACCGCACCCCTACGTATGGATGAGCGGCGCAAAGTCGCGCTCCGACGGCCTGGGCCTCATCTCAGAGGGCAAGGAGGTGCCGCTGGACAGCCTCCCCGAAATCGAGCAAGACAAGATCCAAATCCTGCCCATGTGTTGGCGCAACCCGCAGGACGACCGCCTGGCGCTGCAAATCCACCCGTCCGCGGTCCGGAAGCTGCACCTGGCCGGCGGCAAGGTCATTGACGACCTGGAGGAGGTGCGCGCAATCGTGCATCGCCTGCAGCGGCCCGGCATCGCGCCCGGCTTCGTGTACGCGCACGACTGGGAGGAGGGCGAtttcgtcatcttccacaACAGGAGCCTGCTTCACTCGGTCGTGGGCGCGTTTGCGGAGGACGAGGTGCGCCTCTTTCGTCAGTGCAACATTGCGGGCAGCAGCTTGCCCGAGGGGCCCAGATATTTCTGA
- a CDS encoding uncharacterized protein (TransMembrane:6 (i91-109o115-138i150-169o181-198i327-348o354-373i)), with product MSDGDAYVPTEVTTVADQQTQGNEKRPEHSLEIPLEQETTNVPGSRMAATVPISRRHTLNLEDYFAGPRDMSKHSKWPLFLQMHGSILPKMIVPLIWMGLWSTFITLIHEKVHKIGVNSILLTVLGFVVSTGLSFRGSTAYERYAEGRRFFASLVTSSQALGRVFWIHAKPLPDVDMRKQMLYKISAMNLVVAFSVALKHSLRFEPYTSYADIEHLVGHLDTFAKSATATMPVNGGVGKHSLFKSVGDYLGLSFAASNPRKLIKRAEKPVGNLPLEIINHLAVTIDNLIARGQLPVPMQQTTAYNNLAALNDAYTGCHRVLTTPLPIAYGILFQQITWLYVIMLPFQMVAVLDYITIPATTVASYIILGLLFIGQEIENPFGHDVNDLPLDSYCEQIAADMDIIASHSSFQSDDFFFHPENTPLYPISNASADAWLDRSEAKLKETIKSKPRKMFEWSRWRGDQIGDEENVKSD from the coding sequence ATGTCGGACGGCGATGCCTACGTGCCGACAGAGGTCACCACTGTCGCAGACCAGCAAACCCAGGGCAATGAGAAGCGCCCCGAACATAGCCTGGAGATCCCTCTCGAGCAGGAGACGACAAATGTCCCCGGCTCAAGGATGGCCGCCACGGTCCCCATCAGCCGGCGGCACACGCTGAATCTCGAGGACTACTTCGCCGGCCCTCGTGATATGTCCAAGCACTCCAAATGGCCTCTGTTCCTGCAGATGCACGGCAGTATCCTGCCCAAGATGATTGTGCCTCTGATTTGGATGGGACTTTGGAGTACATTCATCACTCTCATCCACGAAAAGGTTCACAAAATCGGTGTCAACTCCATCCTCTTGACGGTTCTTGGTTTCGTCGTCTCCACAGGTCTCAGCTTCCGAGGTTCCACGGCATATGAGCGTTATGCCGAAGGTCGACGTTTCTTCGCCTCCCTGGTTACATCATCCCAGGCCCTTGGACGAGTCTTCTGGATCCATGCCAAGCCCCTGCCGGACGTGGACATGCGCAAGCAGATGCTCTACAAGATTAGCGCCATGAACCTGGTGGTTGCTTTTTCGGTTGCCCTCAAGCACAGCCTGCGCTTCGAGCCCTACACCTCGTATGCGGATATCGAGCATCTTGTTGGCCATCTCGATACCTTTGCCAAGTCTGCCACCGCCACCATGCCTGTCAATGGCGGTGTTGGAAAGCATAGCCTCTTCAAGTCTGTTGGCGACTACCTGGGCCTCTCCTTCGCCGCCAGCAACCCTCGTAAGCTGATCAAGAGAGCGGAGAAGCCCGTGGGAAACCTACCGCTCGAGATCATCAACCATCTTGCGGTCACCATCGACAACCTGATTGCCCGAGGCCAACTCCCCGTCCCCATGCAGCAAACCACCGCATACAACAACCTTGCTGCCCTCAATGATGCCTACACTGGTTGCCACCGTGTCTTGACCACCCCTCTCCCCATCGCCTACGGAATCCTGTTTCAGCAGATTACATGGCTCTACGTCATCATGCTCCCGTTCCAGATGGTTGCCGTACTCGACTATATCACTATTCCTGCTACTACTGTCGCTTCATACATCATTctcggcctcctcttcattgGCCAGGAAATTGAGAATCCCTTTGGCCACGATGTCAACGATCTTCCCTTGGATAGCTACTGCGAGCAGATTGCCGCCGACATGGACATTATTGCCTCTCACTCTAGCTTCCAGTCGgatgacttcttcttccaccctGAGAACACTCCTCTGTATCCCATCAGCAATGCCAGCGCCGATGCTTGGCTGGATCGAAGCGAAGCTAAGTTGAAGGAGACTATTAAGAGCAAGCCCAGGAAGATGTTTGAGTGGTCGCGATGGAGGGGAGACCAGATTGGAGACGAGGAAAACGTCAAGTCTGATTAA
- a CDS encoding uncharacterized protein (EggNog:ENOG41~SECRETED:SignalP(1-16)), which produces MFKPAVLLALATAVIARKCQNLNIPISISARNAVFNLPNPVSEIDVTNFALSLTRPGTDFPDSILSGYKTVSGKYSIAATYCQPDHGPGKALQILTHGVGFDRSYWDLSFNNFNYSYVAQAVDEHGYSTFTWDRLGIASSSKGDPVNEIQKSLEVAALQELSTLLCQGTVHGISARFDKFIHVGHSFGSAITYSFINANPDFSDAAILTGFSQSQNPDFATAFLLGGNFRPVKENPLLAAKYPLGYFAPQSSIGVNIQFFAPGDFDPKMLANAFNIGQAATPGELLTIASGAGDTNSFKGHLLIITGERDLPFCGGNCTDTTSIQGAFPDLLAPSKAFFPSATTFNTSIVPGAGHGLNLGYSHKSTYASIFDFLSSCS; this is translated from the exons ATGTTCAAGCCAGCAGTTCTCCTGGCTCTAGCCACCGCCGTCATAGcaagaaaatgccaaaatCTTAATATcccaatctccatctcagccCGCAATGCCGTCTTCAATCTCCCAAACCCAGTATCGGAAATCGATGTTACCAATTTCGCCCTTTCTCTCACCCGTCCGGGCACTGATTTCCCCGATAGCATATTATCAGGA TACAAAACCGTCAGCGGCAAGTActccatcgccgccaccTACTGTCAGCCAGACCACGGACCCGGCAAGGCCCTCCAAATCCTGACCCACGGCGTCGGTTTCGATCGCAGCTACTGGGATCTCTCCTTCAACAACTTCAACTACAGCTACGTCGCCCAGGCCGTTGACGAACACGGCTACTCAACCTTCACCTGGGACCGTCTCGGCAtcgcctcctcttccaaggGCGATCCAGTCAACGAGATCCAAAAGTCTCTCGAAGTTGCCGCTCTGCAAGAGCTTTCCACCCTCCTTTGCCAAGGGACCGTCCACGGCATCAGCGCAAGGTTTGATAAATTCATCCATGTCGGACACTCCTTCGGCTCCGCCATCACATACAGCTTCATCAACGCAAACCCAGACTTCAGCGATGCCGCCATCCTGACTGGCttcagccagagccagaaccCGGACTTCGCCACCGCCTTCCTCCTTGGCGGCAACTTCAGGCCTGTAAAGGAAAATCCTCTCCTGGCAGCCAAGTATCCCCTTGGTTACTTTGCGCCACAGTCATCCATTGGCGTCAACATCCAGTTCTTTGCCCCGGGCGATTTCGATCCCAAGATGCTCGCCAACGCTTTCAACATTGGCCAAGCAGCTACTCCTGGCGAGCTCCTGACAATtgcctctggcgctggcgataCTAACTCTTTCAAAGGCCACCTTTTAATCATCACAGGAG AACGAGATCTGCCCTTCTGCGGTGGCAACTGCACAGACACCACAAGCATTCAAGGGGCTTTCCCCGATCTCCTTGCTCCCTCTAAGGCATTCTTTCCCAGCGCCACAACCTTCAACACAAGCATTGTTCCCGGAGCTGGCCACGGCCTCAACTTGGGTTACTCTCACAAATCTACATACGCGTCTATATTTGACTTTCTTAGTTCTTGTTCATAG
- a CDS encoding uncharacterized protein (TransMembrane:12 (i62-87o99-120i132-151o157-177i189-211o231-255i292-319o331-350i362-380o392-420i432-458o464-488i)~EggNog:ENOG41) has product MAPPPPDPISSASSSDLTLMDPEPMASETTPLIGNNNKSSDDVEDGTAARPSPGKPLPKMQVYLLCFNKAMEPIAFFAIIPFIAQMVQRNGNLPYSDVGFYSGLIESLFSLTQMFVLYSWGYLADTVGRKPVLLWSLVGMTVATFFFTVSTSIWQMIVFRCVAGVFSGSGLVIRTMLSDHTTAETQAVAFSWFAFANNMGIFLGPLIGGALADPAAQFPGLFGGIKLLEDYPYILVGAAITACSVFSIVLSVFYLEETLEPESTTTSAGVSAPARPQRLSTFELLKAPGVGIVIWVYTHVMFLAFAFTAILPVLLFTPIDLGGVGFSSSRNSVWMAIQGASQAMWLVVAFPMLQRRLGTKGSLASCVAVYPLFFAGYVAMNTLLRIGTESSVAVFWVVAFIVAFIGPGVSMAFTAIQLALNDVSPNPHVMGTLNALAMTAASAIRSFVPGVSTVIYAIGVKYQILWGHLVWAILIPIAMSLSIFVRWLPEDKQSHKLPQNEDEE; this is encoded by the coding sequence ATGGCGCCTCCTCCCCCCGACCCGATATCCTCAGCATCCTCCTCCGACCTCACCCTCATGGACCCCGAGCCCATGGCCTCAGAAACGACGCCTCTCatcggcaacaacaacaagtcAAGCGACGACGTCGAAGATGGCACCGCCGCCCGTCCATCCCCCGGCAAGCCCCTGCCCAAGATGCAGGTCTACCTGCTCTGCTTCAACAAGGCCATGGAGCCCATCGCCTTCTTCGCAATCATCCCCTTCATCGCGCAAATGGTCCAGCGCAACGGCAACCTGCCCTACTCGGACGTCGGCTTCTACAGCGGCCTGATCGAGtcgctcttctccctcaCGCAGATGTTCGTGCTGTACTCCTGGGGCTACCTCGCCGACACTGTGGGCCGCAAGCCCGTGCTGCTGTGGTCGCTCGTCGGCATGACCGTGgccaccttcttcttcaccgtGTCGACGTCCATCTGGCAGATGATTGTGTTCCGGTGCGTGGCCGGCGTCTTCAGCGGCTCGGGGCTGGTCATCCGGACGATGCTGTCGGACCACACCACTGCCGAGACGCAGGCCGTGGCGTTCAGTTGGTTTGCGTTTGCCAACAACATGGGAATCTTCCTGGGACCGCTGATTGGCGGCGCGCTGGCCGATCCGGCGGCGCAGTTCCCGGGTCTGTTTGGAGGcatcaagctgctggaggaCTATCCCTATATTCTCGTGGGCGCGGCCATCACCGCGTGCAGCGTCTTCAGCATCGTCTTGTCCGTGTTCTATCTGGAAGAAACCCTCGAGCCAGAGTCGACCACCACCAGCGCTGGAGTATCCGCACCGGCCCGGCCCCAGCGACTGTCCACCTTTGAGCTCCTCAAGGCCCCCGGCGTCGGCATCGTCATCTGGGTCTACACCCATGTCATGTTCCTCGCCTTTGCCTTCACCGCCATCCTCCCCGTGCTGCTCTTCACGCCCATCGACCTCGGCGGCGTCGGATTCTCGTCCTCGCGCAACTCCGTCTGGATGGCCATCCAGGGCGCCAGCCAGGCCATGTGGCTCGTCGTCGCGTTCCCGATGCTGCAGCGCCGTCTGGGCACCAAGGGCTCCCTGGCCAGCTGCGTCGCCGTCTACCCGCTGTTCTTTGCCGGTTACGTCGCCATGAACACGCTCCTCCGTATCGGCACCGAGTCCAGCGTTGCGGTATTCTGGGTCGTGGCCTTCATCGTGGCCTTTATCGGACCGGGTGTGTCAATGGCCTTCACGGCCATCCAGCTCGCTCTCAACGATGTTTCGCCCAACCCGCACGTCATGGGCACGCTCAACGCCTTGGCCATGACCGCCGCTAGTGCCATCCGGTCGTTTGTGCCTGGTGTTTCGACCGTGATATACGCCATTGGCGTGAAATACCAGATCCTCTGGGGCCACCTGGTGTGGGCGATTCTCATCCCCATAGCCATGTCTCTGTCTATATTCGTTAGATGGCTTCCGGAGGATAAGCAGTCCCATAAGCTCCCCCAaaacgaagatgaggagTAG
- a CDS encoding uncharacterized protein (EggNog:ENOG41), whose protein sequence is MGSQAQQRSGATAARNETTPKATIACLVCRSRKVKCDKTIPECRNCLRLGVGCPGFSPQSEFISRKEMQKSADDIFKAAGVEKRRVGSCEECRSSKHRCTKTRPSCRRCILRKLPCIYPSKLDKQHERESSSQPASSVASSTIAAAGLTSMAPAQPLKATQWTNPTLLQAFGVNIESLCTDTLPKDHGLRLRLINAYFERNHYLRCLSFIHRPSFMQSLESASIAQDYGEPLLYIMCALGARHIYFDAILSLDGPDRDLLPTAIPGHEWAERARKEVLGELHAPTVQSLMTVALLCEYGLREDQHALVFILLAFLHRAIRLLSLDSPRPLQSHRTAAQMIQREVENRIVWASFLIDGLAANGVEKNMCWKDHIPEIPLPCPDDCFTSQLASPPHYLLQIEGSGMHETITELDLSSLMILVVRLRTKVMQLIRVAGDSMHIWEPPSHFVRIIDQLNTLYNNLPEKYYLTDANFFVLKDKGMLGGVFALHLFIHAVIFDLTRISLAGFNFPLASAFKHAPLPFRAHCQNLCRYHAAQASHIIRTGMDFSPNAFDDLFCPDAIIESTKVQIIYAATVDQSPQTLQETRDNIITNFSFLLGIHNRGKEAPTQFIRGLIPLCHIFGFRDIAERYQETLNIPIDPAEVTGSAEDYHLSALASFRRGRAQLEEAQSTSSVKTMSANDNKSPLIQPSQNLFYETPIDKSGSSDFTNSLPVLRPTYPPLEIAPELMNQSLPQRNPLHTIPAAGVMVQNGVMMQPSVDDYIKTADEMSAYLTWGIPDIPQWLNLPDQMPPG, encoded by the exons ATGGGCTCGCAAGCACAGCAGCGCAGTGGCGCGACTGCAGCTCGGAATGAAACTACGCCAAAGGCAACCATAG CCTGTCTGGTCTGTAGATCAAGAAAG GTCAAATGCGACAAGACTATACCCGAGTGTCGAAACTGTCTTCGACTGGGTGTCGGATGTCCTGGTTTCAGCCCACAGAGCGAGTTCATCTCGCGTAAGGAGATGCAGAAATCCGCGGATGATATCTTCAAGGCTGCCGGAGTTGAAAAGCGACGGGTGGGATCCTGCGAGGAATGTCGGTCGTCGAAGCATCGCTGCACAAAGACTCGACCGTCCTGTCGCCGCTGCATCTTGCGCAAATTGCCTTGCATCTATCCCTCAAAGTTAGACAAGCAGCATGAGCGCGAATCCTCTTCTCAGCCAGCAAGCTCGGTGGCCAGCTCTacaattgctgctgcaggacTCACGTCGATGGCCCCCGCTCAGCCTTTGAAAGCTACCCAGTGGACAAACCCCACGCTACTACAGGCATTTGGCGTCAATATTGAAAG CTTATGCACAGATACCCTCCCAAAAGACCATGGCCTTCGACTTCGTCTAATTAATGCCTACTTTGAACGAAATCACTATCTccgctgtctctctttcattcATCGCCCCTCTTTTATGCAGTCACTCGAATCAGCAAGCATTGCACAGGATTATGGAGAACCGCTACTCTACATAATGTGCGCCCTTGGTGCTAG GCACATTTATTTTGATGCAATACTAAGTTTAGATGGCCCCGATCGCGATTTACTTCCAACCGCGATTCCTGGGCATGAATGGGCCGAGAGAGCAAGAAAGGAGGTATTGGGAGAATTGCATGCTCCTACAGTGCAAAGTCTCATG ACTGTAGCTCTTCTATGTGAATATGGCCTTCGGGAGGATCAGCATGCTTTGGTCTTCATCCTGCTGGCTTTTTTACATCGCGCCATCAGATTGCTCAGCTTGGATTCGCCGCGCCCACTTCAAAGTCACCGTACAGCCGCCCAGATGATTCAACGAGAGGTGGAAAATCGCATCGTTTGGGCCAGCTTTCTCATTGATGGTCTTGCCGCCAATGGCGTCGAGAAAAATATGTGCTGGAAAGACCATATACCAGAAATTCCACTGCCTTGCCCCGACGACTGCTTTACATCTCAACTTGCGTCACCACCACACTATCTTCTACAGATCGAAGGCTCAGGAATGCATGAAACTATTACGGAACTGGACTTGTCATCTCTCATGATTTTAGTTGTGCGCCTGAGAACGAAAGTGATGCA ACTTATTCGAGTTGCTGGTGATAGCATGCATATTTGGGAACCGCCATCTCACTTTGTCAGAATCATTGATCAACTTAACACACTTTACAACAATTTACCGGAAAAGTATTACCTAACAGATGCCAACTTCTTCGTGTTGAAAGACAAGGGAATGCTCGGTGGTGTTTTTGCTCTACATCTCTTTATTCATGCCGTCATCTTTGACCTCACCCGAATTTCTCTGGCCGGTTTCAATTTTCCCCTCGCATCAGCGTTTAAACACGCACCGCTTCCTTTCCGAGCTCATTGTCAAAATTTATGTCGCTATCATGCGGCCCAAGCATCCCACATCATCCGTACCGGAATGGACTTTAGTCCAAACGCATTCGATGACCTTTTTTGCCCTGATGCAATTATTGAATCGACTAAGGTGCAGATTATTTATGCAGCTACCGTGGATCAGTCTCCTCAGACTTTACAAGAGACCAGAGATAATATCATAACCAACTTCAGCTTCCTCTTGGGTATTCACAATCGTGGAAAAGAGGCACCTACGCAGTTT ATACGAGGTCTTATTCCACTTTGCCACATTTTTGGCTTTCGGGATATTGCAGAGAGATACCAAGAAACGCTTAA TATACCAATCGATCCTGCCGAGGTTACAGGGTCTGCAGAAGATTACCATCTTTCAGCATTGGCCTCATTCCGGAGAGGTAGAGCACAACTTGAGGAGGCACAGTCAACAAGCAGTGTCAAGACGATGTCGGCAAATGACAACAAGTCGCCATTAATTCAACCAAGTCAGAATCTATTTTACGAGACGCCAATAGAcaagagcggcagcagcgactTCACAAATTCGCTGCCAGTGCTGAGACCAACATACCCCCCACTAGAGATAGCGCCCGAACTCATGAATCAGAGCTTGCCTCAGAGAAATCCGCTTCACACCATACCGGCGGCAGGAGTTATGGTTCAGAACGGGGTTATGATGCAGCCTTCGGTTGACGATTATATCAAAACGGCGGATGAAATGTCGGCCTATTTGACATGGGGCATCCCGGACATACCTCAATGGCTTAATCTGCCTGATCAAATGCCCCCGGGGTGA